Proteins from a single region of Hordeum vulgare subsp. vulgare chromosome 6H, MorexV3_pseudomolecules_assembly, whole genome shotgun sequence:
- the LOC123403510 gene encoding uncharacterized protein LOC123403510, producing MNDGYADMRHRGSQPLMDSAGVLMSGHLAPGNTTVAHGQTSFSLDFRGSAMDKCSRANRGVQRSGRVSAQDDACRLVLGLGPSPEPSSVDYQQPAGGAGKSKPPVTLFGRSLSFANPGTITLGLHDQVGNAEAIAQHSEAPGGNIISFSSVDESSTSARRSSGGYIPPLLLATNLCVAQVEAHDDHNHRDNANDSAEHHRPQFSPEPCATTMTETSLGVSSDVVNGATDGGQPVHRRHPKKCRFKGCSKGARGASGLCIAHGGGQRCQKPGCYKGAESRTAYCKAHGGGRRCMQLGCTKSAEGKTDHCIAHGGGRRCGYNSCPKAARGKSGRCIKHGGGKRCAVEGCIRSAEGKVGFCISHGGGRRCQYPDCRKGAQGSTLYCKSHGGGKRCVFEGCAKGAEGSTPLCKAHGGGKRCMYEGGGVCPKSVHGGTGYCVAHGGGKRCSVPGCGKSARGRTEFCVKHGGGKRCMVDSCGKSAQGSTEFCKAHGGGKRCTFGTGCDKFARGRSGLCAAHATLVASQSQSQSQQRGRGGRSMIGPGLFRGIVSSSAAAAAAAAAGSGMNYEYSSGVSTVSECDGSPVPTPGRQELIPPQVLVPLSMKSWSPSSESDRRRESGELCVPEGRVHGGGLLSLLGGSFRNVIDVDKLSTR from the coding sequence ATGAATGACGGTTACGCAGATATGCGTCACCGTGGAAGCCAGCCCCTGATGGACAGCGCTGGGGTCTTGATGTCCGGGCACTTGGCGCCGGGCAACACCACTGTCGCCCATGGTCAGACCTCATTTTCTCTGGATTTCCGGGGTTCGGCAATGGACAAGTGCAGCCGCGCCAACAGGGGTGTCCAGCGGTCTGGTCGTGTTTCTGCCCAAGATGATGCGTGCAGGCTGGTACTTGGACTGGGCCCGTCTCCGGAACCTAGCTCTGTGGATTACCAGCAGCCTGCCGGAGGAGCAGGCAAGTCGAAACCGCCGGTGACTCTATTTGGCCGGAGTTTATCGTTCGCTAATCCTGGGACAATCACCCTTGGGCTTCATGATCAGGTGGGCAATGCTGAAGCTATCGCTCAGCATTCTGAAGCGCCTGGAGGAAACATCATCTCCTTCTCCAGTGTCGACGAGAGCTCGACGTCTGCCAGGAGGAGTTCCGGTGGCTACATTCCACCGCTGCTCTTGGCGACGAATCTTTGTGTTGCTCAAGTAGAGGCGCATGATGATCACAATCACAGAGACAACGCCAATGATAGTGCCGAGCATCATCGCCCTCAATTCAGCCCTGAACCTTGTGCAACGACAATGACAGAGACTTCGTTGGGTGTGAGCTCTGATGTTGTCAACGGTGCAACTGATGGTGGACAGCCGGTTCATCGCCGGCATCCGAAGAAGTGCAGGTTCAAAGGGTGCTCTAAAGGTGCGAGAGGTGCATCAGGCCTGTGCATTGCCCATGGCGGCGGGCAGAGGTGCCAGAAGCCCGGGTGTTACAAGGGTGCCGAGAGCCGCACGGCCTACTGCAAGGCCCATGGAGGCGGACGGCGGTGTATGCAGCTCGGCTGCACCAAGAGCGCCGAGGGAAAGACGGATCACTGTATTGCCCACGGCGGAGGTCGCCGGTGCGGATACAACAGCTGCCCTAAAGCCGCGCGTGGCAAGTCCGGGCGATGCATCAAGCACGGAGGAGGGAAGCGTTGCGCGGTTGAGGGCTGCATCCGGAGCGCCGAGGGGAAGGTCGGGTTCTGCATCTCCCACGGTGGCGGCCGCCGTTGCCAGTACCCGGACTGCCGCAAGGGGGCGCAGGGCAGCACGCTGTACTGCAAGTCCCACGGCGGCGGCAAGAGGTGCGTCTTCGAGGGCTGCGCCAAGGGCGCGGAAGGCAGCACGCCGCTGTGCAAGGCGCACGGCGGCGGGAAGCGCTGCATGTACGAAGGCGGCGGCGTGTGCCCCAAGAGCGTCCACGGGGGCACCGGCTACTGCGTGGCGCACGGCGGCGGGAAGCGCTGCTCGGTGCCCGGGTGCGGCAAGAGCGCCCGCGGGCGCACGGAGTTCTGCGTGAAGCACGGCGGCGGCAAACGGTGCATGGTTGACAGCTGCGGCAAGAGCGCGCAGGGGAGCACGGAGTTCTGCAAGGCCCACGGCGGCGGCAAGCGGTGCACTTTCGGCACGGGCTGCGACAAGTTCGCCCGCGGACGGAGCGGCCTCTGCGCCGCCCACGCGACGCTGGTGGCCTCGCAGTCCCAGTCCCAGTCCCAGCAGCGTGGACGCGGCGGCAGGAGCATGATCGGCCCGGGCCTCTTCCGAGGCATCGTGTCCTCGTCAGCCGCAGCCGCAGCCGCAGCCGCAGCCGGCAGCGGCATGAACTACGAGTACTCGTCGGGCGTGAGCACGGTGTCGGAGTGCGACGGCTCACCCGTGCCTACGCCGGGGAGGCAGGAGCTGATACCTCCTCAGGTGCTGGTTCCCCTCTCTATGAAGTCTTGGTCGCCATCGTCGGAGTCGGATAGGCGAAGGGAGAGTGGAGAGTTGTGTGTTCCAGAGGGGAGGGTGCACGGGGGTGGACTCCTCTCATTGCTCGGCGGGAGCTTCAGGAACGTCATTGACGTCGACAAACTCTCAACCCGCTAG